One window of Papilio machaon chromosome 18, ilPapMach1.1, whole genome shotgun sequence genomic DNA carries:
- the LOC106715495 gene encoding protein Pixie has protein sequence MSRNKQHEETDKLTRIAIVNADRCKPKRCRQECKKSCPVVRMGKLCIEVTPNDKIATISEELCIGCGICVKKCPFDAITIINVPSNLEKHTTHRYSKNSFKLHRLPIPRPGEVLGLVGQNGIGKSTALKILAGKQKPNLGRYSDPPDWQEILSHFRGSELQNYFTKILEDDLKALIKPQYVDQIPKAVKGTVAQLLNKKDDRNNQAEICQMLDLTHIRDREIAALSGGELQRFACAMVCIQNGDIFMFDEPSSYLDVKQRLNAARTIRSLIHPDKFIIVVEHDLSVLDYLSDFICCLYGVPGAYGVVTMPFSVREGINIFLDGFVPTENMRFRTESLVFKVAESATEEEIKRMNHYEYPEMSKKMGDFSLKVMPGEFSDSEILVLLGENGTGKTTFIRMLAGNLEADEDSGQLPQLHISYKPQKISPKSQGLVRSLLHDKIRDAYVHPQFITDVMKPMKIEEIMDQEVQNLSGGELQRVALVLCLGKPADVYLIDEPSAYLDSEQRLVAAKVIKRFILHAKRTGFVVEHDFIMATYLADRVIVFEGTPSSFATAHAPQSLLNGMNKFLELLGITFRRDPNNFRPRINKHASVKDMEQKRAGQYFFLED, from the exons ATGTCTCGAAATAAACAACATGAGGAGACTGATAAACTCACCCGTATTGCGATCGTGAATGCGGACCGTTGTAAGCCTAAAAGATGCAGGCAGGAGTGCAAGAAAAGCTGCCCCGTGGTGCGTATGGGCAAGCTTTGCATCGAAGTAACTCCCAACGACAAGATAGCCACAATATCCGAGGAACTTTGTATCGGTTGTGGTATTTGTGTCAAG AAATGTCCCTTTGATGCAATTACAATTATCAACGTCCCATCCAATCTGGAGAAGCATACCACTCATCGGTATTCTAAGAATTCTTTCAAACTGCATCGTCTTCCAATCCCCCGCCCTGGAGAAGTGCTGGGGTTAGTAGGACAAAACGGTATTGGCAAGTCAACTGCCTTGAAGATCCTTGCTGGTAAACAAAAACCCAACTTGGGTAGATATTca GATCCTCCAGATTGGCAGGAAATCCTGTCTCATTTCCGTGGCTCAGAGTTGCAGAACTACTTTACCAAGATCCTTGAAGATGATTTAAAGGCTCTCATTAAGCCTCAATATGTGGATCAGATTCCTAAGGCTGTGAAAGGAACTGTGGCACAATtgcttaataaaaaagatgatAGAAACAACCAGGCAGAAATTTGTCAAATGCTTG ATTTAACCCACATTCGCGATCGTGAAATCGCTGCATTATCTGGTGGAGAGCTCCAGCGCTTTGCTTGTGCCATGGTGTGCATTCAGAACGGCGATATCTTCATGTTTGATGAGCCGTCTTCCTATTTGGATGTAAAGCAACGTCTTAATGCTGCCCGCACAATCCGTTCTCTTATACATCCAGACAA ATTCATAATTGTAGTGGAGCATGACTTGTCTGTACTAGATTATTTGTCAGATTTTATATGCTGCTTATATGGTGTACCTGGTGCTTACGGTGTTGTGACTATGCCCTTCTCTGTTAGGGAAG GTATAAACATTTTCCTTGATGGGTTTGTACCCACAGAAAACATGAGATTCAGAACTGAATCTTTAGTCTTCAAAGTTGCTGAGTCTGCTACTGAAGAGGAG ATTAAAAGAATGAATCATTACGAATATCCTGAGATGTCTAAAAAAATGGGCGACTTTAGCCTTAAGGTGATGCCTGGTGAATTCTCGGACTCTGAAATTTTAGTATTACTAGGAGAAAATGGGACTGGAAAAACGACATTTATCAGAATGTTAGCCGGCAACTTGGAAGCAGATGAAG ATTCGGGCCAGTTGCCGCAGTTGCATATTAGTTATAAGCCACAGAAAATATCCCCCAAGTCTCAAGGTTTGGTCAGAAGCTTGTTACATGACAAAATAAGAGATGCATATGTCCATCCACAG TTTATCACTGATGTCATGAAACCTATGAAAATTGAGGAAATAATGGACCAAGAGGTGCAGAACTTGTCTGGTGGTGAATTGCAGCGAGTAGCGTTGGTGCTTTGTTTAGGAAAACCCGCGGATGTGTACCTTATTGATGAACCCTCGGCTTATCTTGATTCCGAACAGCGTTTGGTAGCAGCTAAAGTTATTAAGAG ATTTATCCTTCATGCGAAAAGGACAGGCTTTGTGGTAGAGCACGATTTTATAATGGCTACATACCTTGCTGATCGGGTGATAGTATTTGAAGGCACCCCATCTTCGTTTGCGACGGCCCACGCACCGCAGTCCTTGTTAAATGGAATGAATAAATTCTTAGAGCTTCTAGGCATTACATTCAGACGTGACCCAAATAACTTCCGGCCTAGGATCAATAAACATGCCTCTGTAAAG gaTATGGAACAGAAAAGAGCAGGCCAGTACTTCTTCTTGGAGGATTAA
- the LOC106715453 gene encoding copper homeostasis protein cutC homolog yields the protein MLEVCIDSLESAINAIHGGADELEVCSSLPEGGLTPSPGLVKEILKMRPKVNIMIRCRSGSDFCYTTEEMDTMLSDIEYYKTLNINRFVFGALKVTLQVDEENCQKVITAANPIPVTFHRAFDLCINPSFALDRISKLGFTRLLTSGQQMSAGDPKAINLLQKLLSKNEGKIEIMPGAGVNADNAKDFINIGCKIVHSSCKQSKKINIGNNLSMGTSSTQYIYYTDEKIVRRTKEVLFETVGEYKKGT from the exons ATGTTGGAAGTCTGTATTGATAGTTTGGAATCAGCTATAAATGCAATTCACGGTGGAGCTGATGAGTTGGAAGTCTGCAGTTCATTACCAGAAGGCGGTTTAACACCATCCCCAGGACTTGTGaaggaaatattaaaaatg agacctaaagtaaatataatgataAGGTGTAGATCAGGTTCTGATTTTTGTTATACAACAGAAGAAATGGATACAATGCTATCagatattgaatattataaaactttaaatataaatagatttgtCTTTGGTGCATTAAAAGTAACTTTACAAGTCGATGAAGAAAATTGTCAAAAAGTTATCACTGCAGCAAATCCTATACCTGTTACATTCCATAGAGCTTttgatttatgtataaatcCTAGTTTTGCCCTAGATAGGATCTCTAAATTAGGTTTTACTAGATTACTAACAAGTGGTCAACAAATGTCTGCTGGTGACCCTAAAGCTATTAATCtgttacaaaaacttttatctaaaaatgaaggtaaaatagaaataatgcCAGGAGCTGGTGTAAATGCAGATAATGCAAaagattttatcaatattgGTTGTAAAATTGTCCATAGTTCTTGTAAAcagtctaaaaaaataaatataggtaATAATTTGTCTATGGGCACATCTTCTactcaatatatttattatacagatGAAAAAATTGTCAGAAGAACTAAAGaggttttatttgaaactgtAGGTGAATATAAAAAGGGAACCTGA